TCAGCGGCTTCAAATGCGGGAGAAATGGTGACACGACCCAGCGTAGCAAGACCGACCTTGAAATAAGCAGCCGCATAAAGCGCAAGCTGCTCGTCGATCAACATATTTTCATCAAGTATGAGATCATTCACAGACTCCAGTTCGGGATAATGGGCGCCCTCGGAATAAAAACGCACAGAATCCGCCCGTTCACCTGTGTAAAAATTCCAAATCGCATGATCAACAACTTCCTGCGTCAAACTGCTGCCGTAATTCTGCAGTACATGATCAACGGCCTCGATCGCTTCACGTGTCTCGAACGCTTCCCAGATATCCCTGATGATAGAGCGGCCATATTTTTTTGTGAGCATAAAATGAAACAAACCAAGCCCGTATTCGCGCAGGCCGTTCGAGATGTGTAGAGAATTGTGGAGATGTAAAAAGTAATAACTCAAATACTGAAAATAATCATTGACCGAGTCATAGGCCATATCCTCCATCCAGACAGAACAGGATTCGAACAACCAGACCGGATCGAGCTGTGTAGTTTGATAACTTCGGTATCCCATCTGAATCAAATGAAACAATTCATGCGCCACGGTAACGCGCATGGCTTCATCTCCCGTTGTAAAGGTGTGGGAGAAATCATTATCCATTTCAATAAATCCGGTATAATCATAGGGCTTATCTGTTGACAGAACCTCATATTCCGCAGTCGTCCAGCCGTAATCGTAGATATTGTGTACATAGACATCCCATTCATTTCCGTCAACACCCTGATCAGGCGGCGGCGGATTAAAACCGAGGGTATCCACCTCAAAATGGTACATCTGATCAAAAGTGGCTGCAATTTTCCGGATAAAATCGGGATCGGAAGAGTCCGGTCCGGAAAGGGTATAATGAATTCGAAACCGTCCGGACGGACTTTGTATGGATTGATCGAGGTTTGCGGGACGCGATAGCGCTTTTTGCAGAACTTGTTGTTCATGCCCGTGTGCGTGATCAAGCAGACGTTTCGCTTCCGCCGCCAACAGCGTTCCTTTTCTTGAGACTTGCGCTGGATACCCGCGCCATTCTTCAGGCAATCGTTCTGGGCCTCGCAAAGCCTGCAGCTGATAAGCCACATATTCAGCCCGGGTTAATTCACCGGTATCGTAAGCATTCTGCAGCGCCTGCTGTACGGTTAGCGTCTCCCCGTGGGCCTGAAAAACAAGGAAAAGAATAAAGAAAAGAATATGGACTCGTATGATCATAAAAACAATCCTTAACTTTTCTGTCGAAACGTCATTCGAATGGGAACACCATAAAAGCCGAAACGCTGTCGAATTTGATTTTCCAGATACTTTTTATAATTTGCTCTGATACCTTTAGGCTCATTGGTGAAAAACACAAAGCGTGGCGGCGCACTTTTGACCTGGGTCACATAATTAATTTTCACCCATTTTGTGCCAAAAGCCGGGGGATGATGTTCTTCCACGGCATCCCGAAGCATCTGGTTCAAATCAGCGGTTTTAACCTTGCGCTGACGCTCTTTAAAAACGGCAAGCGCACTGTCCAACAGTCTGAAAATGCGTTGACGGGTCAGGGCGGAAATAAAGAGAATGGGAAGATAATTGAGATCATGCAAATCCCGCTGCATATCCAGTTCAAATTCTCTTGCCGTCATTGTATTTTTTTCTATCAAATCCCATTTATTCACACCGATGACCACACCCTTGCCTTCGTCTATGGCCATTTTGATAATCTTTTTATCCTGATCCGTCATACCGCTTGCGGCATCCACAAGCACAATAGCCACATCACAGCGTCGCAACGCATTGATGGTTCGAACCACGCTGAAATACTCGATACTTTCGTGTACCCTTGCTTTTTTTCTCAATCCAGCCGTATCCACCAGCACAATATCCCGTTCGTTATATCGTACTGATGTATCGATCGCATCGCGCGTGGTTCCGGGTATCTCTGTAACCAATTGCTTTTCCGCACCGAGAATTCCGTTAATATAGGATGATTTGCCCACATTCGGGCGGCCCAAAACCGCCAGCATCAGTTCACCGGATTTTTCGTCCGGCTCTGTTTCTTCTTGAGAAAGATGGGAAATAACAATATCCAGAAAATCTCCAATATTTCGACCGTTCAGAGCAGCCAGCGGCACCGGTTCTCCCAGTCCCAGACTGTGAAACTCGGCAGCATCCATCTCGCGCTCCTGGTTATCGACTTTATTCACGGCAACCACAACCCGGCTGCCGGAACGGCGCAGTTTGTTGGCGATCTCCTGATCCAGAGAAGTAATGCCAACCGTCACGTCGACTAGAAAAAGGATCAGATCTGCATCTTTTATGGCAAGATCAATTTGATCCCGGATAGCGGCATCAAACACATCATCAGAACCGGGTATATAGCCGCCGGTGTCAAACAAATCAAATTCCACGCCGGCCCAATCCGCTTCGGCATAATTGCAATCCCGGGTAACCCCGGGTTCGTCATGCACAATAGCCAGACGGCGCTGC
This genomic window from candidate division KSB1 bacterium contains:
- a CDS encoding MXAN_6640 family putative metalloprotease, coding for MIIRVHILFFILFLVFQAHGETLTVQQALQNAYDTGELTRAEYVAYQLQALRGPERLPEEWRGYPAQVSRKGTLLAAEAKRLLDHAHGHEQQVLQKALSRPANLDQSIQSPSGRFRIHYTLSGPDSSDPDFIRKIAATFDQMYHFEVDTLGFNPPPPDQGVDGNEWDVYVHNIYDYGWTTAEYEVLSTDKPYDYTGFIEMDNDFSHTFTTGDEAMRVTVAHELFHLIQMGYRSYQTTQLDPVWLFESCSVWMEDMAYDSVNDYFQYLSYYFLHLHNSLHISNGLREYGLGLFHFMLTKKYGRSIIRDIWEAFETREAIEAVDHVLQNYGSSLTQEVVDHAIWNFYTGERADSVRFYSEGAHYPELESVNDLILDENMLIDEQLALYAAAYFKVGLATLGRVTISPAFEAAENWMYISFLPQFNHSFDYYVSPGQDPHMITASVLTDFWIAAVNIEQPTTDQTYLKRPYSLEMDMSNQQKLESSIVSLFPNPYKIDDHIQGIQCCIRLTQESDNCIVSIYSSSGRLVRRQELGYRPAGDFVYVWDGQDDAGKSVSSGIYILGLNVNSIKPQKIAIVR
- the der gene encoding ribosome biogenesis GTPase Der, whose amino-acid sequence is MKKPIIAILGRPNVGKSTLFNRILQRRLAIVHDEPGVTRDCNYAEADWAGVEFDLFDTGGYIPGSDDVFDAAIRDQIDLAIKDADLILFLVDVTVGITSLDQEIANKLRRSGSRVVVAVNKVDNQEREMDAAEFHSLGLGEPVPLAALNGRNIGDFLDIVISHLSQEETEPDEKSGELMLAVLGRPNVGKSSYINGILGAEKQLVTEIPGTTRDAIDTSVRYNERDIVLVDTAGLRKKARVHESIEYFSVVRTINALRRCDVAIVLVDAASGMTDQDKKIIKMAIDEGKGVVIGVNKWDLIEKNTMTAREFELDMQRDLHDLNYLPILFISALTRQRIFRLLDSALAVFKERQRKVKTADLNQMLRDAVEEHHPPAFGTKWVKINYVTQVKSAPPRFVFFTNEPKGIRANYKKYLENQIRQRFGFYGVPIRMTFRQKS